One genomic region from Leptolyngbyaceae cyanobacterium JSC-12 encodes:
- a CDS encoding anti-sigma regulatory factor (Ser/Thr protein kinase) (IMG reference gene:2510096199), which yields MIAVSSRPAKRSWNTVSFASTLYLVPVLDLLLAEIPPQWKPEVRLGLQEALVNAAKHGNNLDPNKTVLVRFSVIADQYWWVISDQGSGFRPSKSCGTDLEDMISCCERECGRGLYILHQVFDKVQWSRNGTELRLCKRVKASSRMPLLT from the coding sequence GTGATAGCAGTCTCGTCCCGTCCGGCTAAACGCAGTTGGAACACTGTTAGTTTTGCTTCCACTCTCTACTTAGTCCCGGTTTTGGACTTGTTGCTTGCAGAGATTCCTCCGCAGTGGAAACCAGAGGTTAGGTTAGGACTGCAGGAAGCTCTGGTTAATGCTGCAAAGCATGGAAATAATCTAGATCCAAATAAAACGGTGTTGGTTCGGTTCTCGGTAATTGCGGATCAATATTGGTGGGTGATCTCCGATCAAGGCAGTGGATTTAGACCTTCGAAAAGTTGTGGTACGGATCTCGAAGATATGATTTCCTGCTGTGAGCGTGAATGTGGAAGAGGGCTTTACATACTACATCAGGTGTTTGACAAAGTCCAGTGGAGTCGCAATGGTACGGAGTTACGGCTCTGTAAGCGTGTAAAAGCCTCCTCTCGAATGCCATTACTTACCTAA
- a CDS encoding precorrin-4 C11-methyltransferase (IMG reference gene:2510096197~PFAM: Tetrapyrrole (Corrin/Porphyrin) Methylases~TIGRFAM: precorrin-4 C11-methyltransferase), which produces MMPVFPTPTNSSLLPAVYIVGAGPGDPELLTVKAQRLLAKADVILFADSLVPKQLLAGVRLDAEIIRTANKTLEEILPLMIERVQAGKAVVRLHSGDPCLYGAVQEQMQALLHADIPFEVVPGISAFQAAAARLRVELTLPGVVQSIILTRISGRTQVPKAEELETLAAHQASLCLYLSARHVEEAQAKLIRHYAPTTPVAICFRLGWHDEKIWLVPLDEMAKVTRREDLIRTTLYVISPALASATVPRTIARADTMSELAQTRSHLYNPEHSHLFRPAR; this is translated from the coding sequence ATGATGCCTGTTTTCCCAACTCCAACTAACTCATCCTTGTTGCCTGCCGTTTACATTGTTGGGGCTGGTCCAGGGGACCCCGAACTACTAACCGTCAAAGCCCAACGCCTTCTGGCAAAGGCTGATGTCATTCTATTTGCCGATTCACTGGTGCCCAAGCAGTTATTGGCAGGAGTGCGGCTGGATGCGGAAATTATTCGCACCGCTAACAAAACCTTAGAAGAGATTTTGCCCCTCATGATTGAGCGAGTTCAAGCAGGCAAGGCAGTTGTGCGGCTGCATTCTGGAGACCCTTGCTTGTATGGAGCCGTTCAGGAACAAATGCAAGCCTTACTTCATGCAGACATCCCGTTTGAAGTAGTCCCAGGAATCAGCGCATTTCAGGCGGCAGCGGCTCGGCTCCGGGTAGAGCTAACACTGCCAGGGGTTGTGCAATCGATTATTTTGACTCGCATCAGCGGGCGAACTCAGGTTCCAAAAGCTGAAGAGCTTGAAACGTTGGCGGCTCATCAGGCGAGTTTGTGCCTGTATTTAAGTGCACGTCATGTAGAAGAGGCCCAAGCAAAATTGATACGACACTATGCACCAACAACCCCTGTAGCGATCTGTTTCCGTTTGGGATGGCATGATGAAAAGATCTGGTTGGTGCCTTTGGATGAGATGGCAAAAGTGACTCGACGAGAAGATTTGATTCGGACTACGCTTTATGTGATTAGTCCGGCGTTAGCATCGGCAACAGTTCCTCGAACAATTGCCCGTGCAGATACAATGTCTGAGCTAGCACAAACGCGATCGCACCTCTATAACCCCGAACATAGCCATCTCTTCCGCCCTGCCCGCTAA
- a CDS encoding uncharacterized protein containing a von Willebrand factor type A (vWA) domain (IMG reference gene:2510096204~PFAM: von Willebrand factor type A domain), whose translation MRVGLEFALSDASVDASQAMSQRQLSVSISAIADDTSSSAPLNLCLILDHSGSMSGRPMETVREAAQRLVDRLSLGDRISIVGFNHQAKVLLPNQELENPASVKLQINQLKASGGTAIDEGIRLGIEELAKGKQGAISQGFVLTDGENEHGDNNRCLKLAKLAADYNLTMNTLGFGDSWNQDVLESIADAGGGTMAYIQQPEQAVEEFGRLFSRLQSVGLTNGYLMITLPPQARLAELKPIAQVAPDTIELPVIQEGNQLIVRLGDLMVDTPRVVLINLYLSQMPVGQHAIAQLQVRYDDPATHAEGLLSETLSVYADYVSNFQPVTDPQVQQHILALAKYRQTQIAENKLKQGDMGGAVTMLQTAAKTALQMGDQEAATILQNTATRLQSGEELTERDRKKTRMVSKTTLQ comes from the coding sequence ATGAGAGTTGGATTGGAGTTTGCCCTCAGTGATGCCAGTGTGGATGCGAGTCAGGCAATGAGTCAGCGTCAATTGTCAGTATCAATTTCTGCGATCGCAGATGACACGAGTTCCTCTGCTCCGCTGAACCTGTGCTTAATTTTGGATCACAGCGGTTCTATGAGTGGGCGACCCATGGAAACAGTGCGAGAAGCAGCCCAGCGATTGGTAGATCGACTGTCCTTGGGCGATCGCATCTCGATCGTTGGGTTTAATCATCAGGCGAAAGTTTTGCTCCCTAATCAAGAACTGGAAAACCCCGCCAGTGTGAAGTTGCAAATCAATCAACTCAAGGCAAGTGGCGGCACCGCGATCGATGAAGGGATTCGCTTAGGCATTGAAGAACTGGCAAAAGGGAAGCAGGGAGCGATTTCTCAAGGTTTTGTGCTAACCGATGGCGAAAATGAACACGGTGATAACAATCGCTGCCTGAAGCTCGCAAAACTGGCTGCCGATTATAACCTCACTATGAATACGCTCGGCTTTGGTGACTCGTGGAATCAAGATGTGCTGGAAAGCATTGCCGATGCAGGTGGCGGCACTATGGCATACATCCAGCAACCAGAGCAAGCAGTGGAAGAATTTGGGCGATTGTTTAGCCGTCTGCAATCAGTCGGGCTAACCAATGGCTATCTGATGATTACCCTCCCCCCCCAAGCACGCCTTGCTGAACTGAAACCAATTGCCCAAGTTGCCCCTGACACCATTGAACTTCCGGTGATTCAGGAAGGGAATCAGTTGATTGTGCGCCTGGGTGATTTGATGGTGGACACACCTCGTGTTGTGCTAATCAACCTTTACCTGAGTCAAATGCCAGTGGGGCAACACGCGATCGCTCAACTTCAGGTACGCTACGACGATCCTGCGACCCATGCCGAAGGGTTACTCTCCGAAACGCTCTCAGTTTATGCCGATTACGTCAGCAACTTCCAGCCTGTTACCGACCCACAAGTGCAGCAGCACATTCTAGCACTGGCAAAATATCGCCAAACTCAAATTGCCGAAAACAAGTTGAAGCAGGGGGACATGGGCGGAGCCGTGACGATGCTACAGACCGCTGCCAAAACCGCCTTGCAAATGGGTGATCAGGAAGCTGCCACCATTTTGCA
- a CDS encoding DnaJ-class molecular chaperone with C-terminal Zn finger domain (IMG reference gene:2510096200~PFAM: DnaJ domain): protein MNLVDCYRVLGLPSGASFRDIKASYRQLARRYHPDVSSGDQRAKDKFIEITAAYKFLLNTLADSALGQRPDYVHKSPMSSRQATPSKAAQERARQPVQLQINPDLSPLEQQLKASSYQQLQQLLRGQRFPRAIALVEGLARRLPHDPEVIQWQAIVYQRWGRHCIQEHQPDKARLYLKKALRTDPHNRALWAEVEKDFRCLEQIV from the coding sequence ATGAACCTTGTTGATTGTTATCGAGTGTTGGGACTTCCATCTGGGGCTTCGTTCCGTGACATCAAAGCCTCATATCGTCAGTTGGCACGGCGGTATCATCCTGACGTTAGCTCGGGTGATCAGCGAGCAAAAGATAAGTTTATTGAAATCACTGCTGCCTACAAGTTTTTACTCAATACTCTGGCAGACTCTGCCTTGGGGCAACGCCCTGATTATGTTCATAAGTCTCCAATGTCTTCTCGGCAGGCAACCCCCTCTAAGGCTGCACAAGAGAGGGCACGACAACCAGTTCAACTGCAAATTAATCCCGATTTGTCGCCCTTAGAGCAGCAGCTCAAGGCAAGTTCTTATCAACAACTTCAGCAATTGCTAAGAGGGCAACGGTTTCCGAGAGCGATCGCATTGGTTGAGGGATTGGCTCGTCGCTTACCCCATGATCCAGAAGTAATTCAGTGGCAGGCGATCGTGTATCAACGGTGGGGGCGGCATTGCATTCAGGAACACCAGCCTGATAAAGCTCGCCTGTATCTGAAGAAAGCCCTCCGCACCGATCCGCATAATCGAGCACTCTGGGCAGAAGTTGAAAAGGATTTTCGGTGTCTGGAGCAGATTGTCTAG
- a CDS encoding protease subunit of ATP-dependent protease (IMG reference gene:2510096202~PFAM: Clp protease~TIGRFAM: ATP-dependent Clp protease, proteolytic subunit ClpP), translating to MDEIMRVPYNLPGSPYWQWVNIYTRLSQERIIFLNQPITAGLANSLVSALLYLDSEDQSKPIYIYINSYGDPVAAGMSDESVGLMSVAAGLAIYDTMQHVKSEIVTICLGQAIGMSAVLLSSGTKGKRGSLPHSMIALNHTLSGTRGQASDIQVNAQEVIAKRSLILDILAKNTGQSVEKIARDMDRTFYMTPQQAKDYGLIDHVLESSKKASLPAATVLR from the coding sequence ATGGATGAAATTATGCGTGTTCCGTACAACCTCCCTGGCAGTCCTTACTGGCAATGGGTCAATATCTACACGCGCCTGAGTCAAGAACGGATCATCTTCTTGAATCAGCCAATTACCGCTGGGTTGGCAAATTCCCTGGTATCTGCCCTGCTGTATTTAGATTCCGAAGACCAGAGCAAGCCAATTTACATCTACATCAACTCTTACGGTGACCCCGTTGCCGCAGGCATGAGCGATGAATCAGTGGGGTTAATGTCTGTAGCGGCAGGCTTGGCAATCTATGACACGATGCAGCACGTTAAGTCTGAAATTGTGACAATCTGCCTGGGGCAGGCGATCGGTATGTCAGCCGTCTTGCTGTCTTCTGGCACCAAAGGCAAGCGAGGCAGCCTGCCCCACTCCATGATCGCGCTGAACCACACCCTGTCAGGAACTCGTGGACAGGCTAGCGACATTCAGGTCAACGCTCAGGAAGTCATCGCTAAACGATCCCTTATCCTGGATATTCTGGCAAAAAACACTGGGCAATCCGTAGAAAAAATTGCCAGAGACATGGATCGAACATTTTATATGACGCCACAACAGGCAAAAGATTACGGGCTGATCGATCATGTCTTGGAAAGCTCGAAAAAAGCTTCTTTACCGGCAGCAACAGTGTTGCGTTAA
- a CDS encoding prolipoprotein diacylglyceryl transferase (IMG reference gene:2510096196~PFAM: Prolipoprotein diacylglyceryl transferase~TIGRFAM: prolipoprotein diacylglyceryl transferase): MSQGSVTKEFPFSSGILPQDTPKQPRIKSVAIPFFQPVITLSLLLAFQFTSPGPNVPFLQWGAFSVRWYGLLIASAVLIGVTLSQYLAHRRNVNPELVSDLAIWLVIGAIPCARLYYVLFQWDEYAQHPADIIAIWKGGIAIHGAMIGGLVAALIFCRLQKVSFWQMADLIAPSLALGQAIGRWGNFFNSEAFGRPTDLPWKLYIPYRNRPPEYKGYEYFHPTFLYESLWNLAVFILLMVLFLRDIKGKPRLKIGTLFLTYLVVYGCGRFWIEGLRTDSLMLGSLRIAQVVSLCSIAIGIIGLVYLYKLGRSLPDVVHPLETQSTDPAHSSHK; this comes from the coding sequence ATGAGTCAAGGCTCTGTAACTAAAGAGTTCCCATTTTCTTCGGGTATCCTTCCCCAAGACACCCCTAAGCAACCTAGAATCAAGTCTGTGGCAATTCCTTTTTTTCAGCCTGTGATCACCTTGTCTCTACTTCTAGCGTTTCAGTTTACTTCTCCAGGTCCCAATGTTCCCTTCTTGCAATGGGGCGCTTTCTCAGTCCGGTGGTATGGCTTGCTGATTGCTTCTGCAGTGCTGATTGGGGTGACCCTATCCCAGTATTTAGCACACCGTCGGAATGTTAATCCTGAGCTTGTAAGCGATCTAGCAATCTGGTTAGTCATCGGGGCAATTCCCTGTGCGCGACTTTATTATGTGCTATTCCAATGGGATGAGTATGCTCAACACCCAGCCGATATTATCGCAATTTGGAAAGGTGGCATTGCGATTCATGGAGCAATGATTGGCGGGCTGGTTGCCGCGCTAATCTTTTGCCGTTTGCAAAAAGTGTCTTTCTGGCAGATGGCTGATCTGATCGCGCCATCTCTGGCTTTGGGGCAAGCGATCGGTCGATGGGGCAACTTCTTCAATTCCGAAGCCTTTGGCAGACCTACTGATCTTCCCTGGAAACTGTACATTCCATATCGAAACCGTCCGCCTGAATACAAAGGTTATGAGTATTTTCACCCGACGTTCTTGTATGAGTCCCTCTGGAATCTGGCAGTATTCATCTTGCTGATGGTTCTGTTTTTGCGAGATATCAAAGGGAAACCCAGGCTAAAAATTGGCACCCTATTTCTGACCTATTTAGTGGTCTACGGCTGCGGACGCTTTTGGATTGAAGGATTGCGAACTGATAGCTTAATGCTGGGATCGCTGCGAATTGCACAGGTCGTGAGCTTATGCTCGATCGCGATCGGGATTATTGGCTTAGTTTATCTCTACAAGCTAGGTCGCTCTTTGCCGGATGTGGTTCATCCCTTGGAAACTCAGTCAACTGATCCGGCTCACTCTTCTCACAAATAG
- a CDS encoding Gas vesicle synthesis protein GvpL/GvpF (IMG reference gene:2510096198~PFAM: Gas vesicle synthesis protein GvpL/GvpF) — translation MHVYALLKTPQLPLNLPAGVDHALQLVVCKQLAAVIEPDLELEQLQQDDAVLLQAVLAHDRVIRELFSQTTVLPLRFATFPTLAELISDLHTRQTHYLETLDWFEGKAEYTVKLTPSKINQSPIVETLKGKEYFLAKKRQYQEQQQQREQQTQELAQIFQAIAQQYPIQTNSDNQQVHILANKNEQNQLEQILKTLQSNYMLWEIALSEALPPFHFVNLR, via the coding sequence ATGCACGTCTATGCACTGCTAAAGACTCCTCAATTACCTCTCAACTTACCAGCAGGAGTTGATCATGCATTGCAACTGGTGGTGTGTAAGCAATTAGCCGCCGTAATCGAACCTGATCTGGAATTGGAGCAGTTGCAACAGGATGATGCTGTGCTGCTGCAAGCCGTCTTAGCCCACGATCGCGTGATTCGAGAACTCTTTAGCCAAACCACTGTTTTACCTCTGCGATTTGCCACCTTTCCCACTCTGGCGGAGTTAATCAGCGACCTCCATACTCGTCAAACCCATTATCTGGAAACGTTAGACTGGTTTGAGGGAAAGGCAGAATACACCGTAAAACTGACTCCAAGCAAAATCAACCAATCTCCTATCGTAGAAACCCTTAAAGGCAAAGAGTACTTTTTGGCGAAGAAACGGCAATATCAAGAGCAACAACAACAACGAGAGCAGCAAACCCAAGAGTTAGCACAAATTTTTCAGGCGATCGCCCAACAATATCCAATTCAAACAAATTCAGATAATCAACAAGTACACATTCTGGCAAACAAAAACGAGCAAAACCAATTAGAGCAAATCCTTAAGACTCTTCAATCAAACTACATGCTTTGGGAAATTGCCCTTAGCGAAGCATTGCCCCCCTTTCACTTTGTGAATCTCAGGTGA
- a CDS encoding protease subunit of ATP-dependent protease (IMG reference gene:2510096201~PFAM: Clp protease~TIGRFAM: ATP-dependent Clp protease, proteolytic subunit ClpP), which yields MPIGIPSVPYRLPGGGYEQWINIYERLFRERIIFLSEEVDDGIANAIVAYLLYLDSDDQSKPIYLYINSPGGSVTAGMAIFDTMQHIKSEVVTICVGLAASMGAFLLAAGSKGKRLALPHARIMIHQPLGGSRGQATDIEIEAREILRIRQQLNEILAERTGQPLEKIERDTDRDYFMSAQEAKEYGLIDQVIETMNQQ from the coding sequence ATGCCTATTGGTATTCCCAGCGTGCCCTACCGTTTGCCAGGGGGGGGCTACGAACAGTGGATTAATATTTATGAACGCCTCTTTCGGGAACGAATTATTTTTCTATCTGAAGAAGTTGATGATGGGATTGCCAATGCGATCGTGGCGTATCTCCTGTATCTGGACTCGGATGACCAATCTAAACCTATCTACCTGTATATCAACTCACCTGGCGGTTCGGTGACGGCGGGTATGGCAATTTTTGATACCATGCAGCACATCAAATCTGAAGTGGTAACTATCTGCGTGGGGTTAGCAGCCTCTATGGGTGCCTTCTTGTTAGCTGCTGGTAGTAAGGGGAAACGTCTGGCACTTCCCCATGCCCGAATTATGATTCACCAACCGCTGGGTGGTAGTCGTGGGCAGGCAACGGACATTGAAATTGAAGCTAGAGAGATTCTGCGGATTCGGCAACAATTGAACGAAATTCTGGCGGAGCGAACTGGGCAACCTCTAGAGAAAATTGAACGAGATACTGATCGCGACTACTTTATGTCGGCTCAGGAAGCAAAGGAATATGGGTTGATTGATCAGGTGATTGAAACCATGAATCAGCAGTAA
- a CDS encoding protease subunit of ATP-dependent protease (IMG reference gene:2510096203~PFAM: Clp protease~TIGRFAM: ATP-dependent Clp protease, proteolytic subunit ClpP): protein MSPIQAAQSPYYGDAYYRTPPPDLPSLLLKERIIYLGLPLVSSDDFKRQLGVDVTKLIIAQLLYLQFNDPEKPIFFYINSTGTSWYTGDAIGQETEAFAICDTINYVKPPVHTICIGQAMGTAAMILSAGTKGFRASLPHATIVLNQPRMGMGRSQATDIQIRAKEVLANKQATLDILSQNTGQPPEKIAKDTDRMFYMTPQQAKEYGLIDRVLESTKDLPKQIPALT, encoded by the coding sequence ATGTCACCGATTCAGGCTGCTCAATCTCCTTACTATGGAGACGCATACTATAGAACTCCGCCCCCAGATTTACCCTCCTTGCTGTTAAAGGAGCGAATCATCTATTTGGGGTTGCCTCTTGTTTCATCGGATGATTTCAAGCGTCAGCTTGGGGTCGATGTGACCAAGCTGATCATTGCTCAACTGCTTTATCTCCAGTTCAACGATCCCGAAAAACCTATCTTTTTCTACATCAACTCAACGGGAACGTCCTGGTACACAGGCGATGCGATCGGTCAAGAAACAGAAGCCTTTGCCATCTGCGACACAATCAACTATGTCAAGCCTCCAGTTCACACCATTTGCATTGGGCAGGCAATGGGAACTGCTGCAATGATTTTGTCTGCTGGTACGAAAGGATTTCGTGCCAGCCTCCCCCACGCCACAATTGTACTGAATCAGCCCCGTATGGGTATGGGTCGCAGTCAAGCCACTGACATCCAAATTCGGGCAAAAGAAGTGCTGGCAAATAAACAGGCTACGCTCGATATTCTGTCGCAAAACACTGGACAGCCACCCGAGAAGATCGCCAAAGACACTGATCGCATGTTCTACATGACACCGCAACAAGCGAAGGAATATGGTCTCATCGATCGGGTGTTGGAAAGTACAAAAGACTTGCCTAAACAAATTCCTGCCTTGACATAA